A genomic region of Oryza glaberrima chromosome 1, OglaRS2, whole genome shotgun sequence contains the following coding sequences:
- the LOC127761105 gene encoding mitogen-activated protein kinase kinase kinase 17-like, producing the protein MDAAAVMQKQLRRLRTLGRGASGAVVWLASDDASGELLAVKSAAGEGGAEQLRREGRVMSGLCSPHIVPCLGSRTAAGGEYQLFLEFAPGGSLADEAARSGGRLAERAIRAYAADVARALAYLHGNSLVHGDVKARNIMVGADGRAKLADFGCARRTDSERPIGGTPAFMAPEVARGEEQGPAADVWALGCTIIEMATGRVPWSDMDDVFSAVHRIGYTDAVPEIPEWLSPEAKNFLSRCFTRNPSDRPTAAQLLEHPFLASASSDIDETAPKHGWVSPKSTLNAECWESDEDDEVEEGMSQSATKRISALAITCSALPDWDSEDGWIDLQSDPSEVSETPAPMVVTTADFGLWWEEALDAEIDLHFVDVDGDGYVTRTVRARGFIEYDRQLSVRVRGDMPLCPVDCHRSDTVKFGCHCNGNRVINFESAQICLLLPFILQSRAHRLHSVELP; encoded by the coding sequence ATGGATGCGGCTGCGGTGATGCAGAAGCAGCTCAGGCGGCTCCGCACGCTCGGCCGCGGCGCGTCGGGCGCCGTGGTGTGGCTGGCGTCGGACGACGCGTCGGGGGAGCTGCTGGCGGTCaagtcggcggccggcgagggcggGGCGGAGCAGCTGCGGCGCGAGGGGCGCGTCATGTCGGGGCTCTGCTCCCCGCACATCGTCCCCTGCCTCGGGTCACGCACCGCGGCGGGCGGGGAGTACCAGCTCTTCCTCGAGTTCGCGCCTGGCGGGTCGCTCGCCGACGAGGCCGCGAGGAGCGGGGGCCGCCTCGCGGAGCGCGCCATCCGCGCGTACGCGGCGGACGTGGCGAGGGCGCTGGCCTACCTCCACGGGAACTCCCTGGTTCACGGGGACGTCAAGGCCAGGAACATCATGGTCGGCGCCGACGGGCGGGCCAAGCTCGCGGACTTCGGGTGCGCGAGGAGGACTGACTCCGAGCGGCCGATTGGTGGCACGCCGGCGTTCATGGCGCCGGAGGTGGCGCGAGGCGAGGAGCAGGGACCGGCCGCCGACGTGTGGGCTCTCGGTTGCACGATCATCGAGATGGCCACAGGCCGCGTCCCGTGGAGCGACATGGACGACGTCTTCTCCGCCGTCCACCGGATCGGGTACACGGACGCTGTGCCAGAGATTCCCGAATGGCTCTCCCCGGAGGCGAAGAATTTCCTATCCAGATGCTTCACAAGGAACCCAAGCGACCGCCCCACTGCCGCGCAGCTACTGGAGCACCCATTTCTCGCATCCGCCTCCAGCGACATCGACGAAACGGCGCCGAAGCACGGCTGGGTGTCCCCCAAGAGCACGCTGAACGCCGAATGCTGGGAATCTGATGAAGACGACGAAGTAGAAGAAGGCATGTCACAGAGCGCAACCAAGAGGATCAGCGCATTGGCGATCACCTGCTCGGCGTTGCCGGACTGGGACTCCGAGGATGGCTGGATCGACTTGCAAAGCGACCCATCTGAAGTTTCGGAAACACCGGCGCCCATGGTGGTGACTACTGCAGATTTCGGTCTTTGGTGGGAGGAAGCATTGGACGCGGAGATTGATCTCCATTTCGTTGACGTGGACGGCGATGGCTATGTTACGCGAACTGTACGCGCGCGTGGTTTCATTGAGTACGACAGACAACTGAGTGTGAGAGTTCGCGGTGATATGCCGTTGTGCCCGGTTGATTGCCACCGGAGCGACACTGTAAAATTCGGTTGTCATTGTAACGGGAACAGAGTAATAAATTTCGAGTCTGCACAAATTTGCCTGTTGTTACCATTCATCTTGCAATCAAGGGCTCATAGATTGCATAGCGTTGAGCTCCCGTAA